In one window of Trichoderma breve strain T069 chromosome 7 map unlocalized scaffold00008, whole genome shotgun sequence DNA:
- a CDS encoding short chain dehydrogenase domain-containing protein, whose protein sequence is MTQQMSELDDDYFTTLNLFTTTYHRDVYDAINPENPRLSQAGKVIVITGASSGIGKEAMALSFAKAGAKALYLIARSQDGLDKTRELVLATNSDVKVVTKALSITDEDAVRELFLQISSEYGKADVLINCAGIGSGGPFLTAPVADIWRDFEVNVKGTIIMSQYFAKALGMTDKGRIINIASSFGPFMAPDTDSYALSKLIQIQMQRYITAGNPNIFAASLHPGSVRTAMTAPEWVRFSKDTPALAGGAAVWLASAEADFMNGRYLDAAWDVPEIVKREEDIVQKGLLLMELRGDFTGGK, encoded by the exons ATGACCCAACAGATGTCAGAGCTCGATGACGATTATTTTACGACTCTTAACTTATTTACCACCACTTATCATCGGGACGTGTACGATGCTATTAACCCAGAAAACCCACGATTATCACAAGCAGGAAAAGTGATTGTAATCACTGGAGCTAGTAGTGGGATCGGAAAGGAG GCCATGGCGCTGTCATTTGCAAAGGCTGGTGCAAAGGCCCTCTACCTTATCGCTCGAAGTCAAGACGGCCTAGATAAGACTAGAGAGCTGGTTCTTGCGACCAACTCAGATGTCAAAGTTGTTACAAAGGCTTTGAGTATtacagatgaagatgctgttcGAGAACTCTTTCTCCAGATCAGTTCTGAATATGGTAAAGCGGATGTACTCATCAACTGTGCTGGAATCGGGTCGGGCGGGCCGTTTCTGACAGCTCCTGTGGCAGATATTTGGCGAGACTTT GAAGTCAATGTAAAGGGCACCATCATCATGAGCCAGTATTTTGCAAAAGCATTAGGCATGACCGATAAAGGTCGCATTATCAACATAGCAAGTTCATTCGGTCCATTCATGGCGCCAGACACAGACAGCTATGCTCTTAGCAAGCTAATTCAGATTCAAATGCAACGGTATATCACAGCAGGAAACCCAAATATCTTTGCTGCAAGTCTTCACCCGGGATCAGTCCGTACAGCCATGACCGCGCCAGAGTGGGTGCGATTCTCGAAAGATACGCCGGCATTGGCGGGAGGAGCTGCTGTGTGGCTGGCGTCTGCAGAGGCTGATTTTATGAATGGAAGATATCTGGACGCAGCATGGGATGTTCCCGAGATTGTAAAAAGGGAGGAAGACATTGTTCAGAAAGGGTTGCTCCTAATGGAGCTGCGTGGTGACTTTACGGGGGGGAAATAG
- a CDS encoding 3-beta hydroxysteroid dehydrogenase/isomerase family domain-containing protein, translating to MVSTVLVTGGSGFAAAHVIRAFLNKGYNVKATVRSETRGEEVLESHAEHSAKLSYVIVPDIAEKGAFNDALQGVDGVIHVASPMQLGTTDFETQLFRPAVDGTVNLLETIQNSDANISRVVITSSISSILDPLQGQRPGYVYTEKDFSPVTKEAAIESGNAILAYLTSKSVSENAAFDYVEKHKPKFTISALCPPFIYGPLIHHVGSTKELNTSSNDIYRLFNGSEQEVPPTAFFSYVDVRDLAEAHVQAFEKPAAANQRYLIAASAYSYQQICDIIRAKFPELRETTPKGETGAPIPPSYLVDTTKANTDLGVKYRTLEDTIVDAVNSLRKIEKA from the exons ATGGTTTCCACAGTTCTAGTCACCGGAGGCTCTGGCTTTGCCGCAGCACACGTCATTCGAGCCTTTCTCAACAAGGGTTATAACGTGAAAGCCACAGTTCGATCAGAAAcccgaggagaagaagtccTTGAGAGCCACGCAGAGCACAGTGCAAAGCTTTCTTACGTGATTGTGCCTGATATTGCAGAAAAGGGAGCCTTTAATGATGCTCTGCAGGGAGTAGACGGG GTTATTCACGTTGCATCCCCTATGCAGCTGGGCACAACTGATTTCGAAACTCAGCTGTTCAGGCCCGCTGTAGACGGCACGGTCAACCTTCTGGAAACCATTCAAAACAGCGACGCAAATATCAGCCGCGTGGTCATTACATCGtcaatttcttccatcttggaTCCTCTTCAAGGCCAAAGACCCGGATACGTGTACACAGAGAAAGACTTTAGCCCTGTGACCAAGGAGGCAGCCATTGAAAGCGGAAATGCCATTCTCGCCTATTTAACTTCCAAGAGCGTTTCAGAAAATGCTGCCTTTGACTACGTTGAGAAGCACAAG CCCAAATTCACAATCTCGGCACTGTGCCCTCCGTTCATCTATGGCCCTCTCATTCACCATGTAGGAAGCACCAAAGAGCTGAATACCTCCTCCAACGACATCTACCGCCTCTTTAACGGATCAGAACAAGAAGTTCCACCCACAGCGTTCTTCTCTTATGTCGATGTCCGCGATC TCGCCGAAGCACACGTTCAAGCGTTCGAGAAGCCAGCGGCCGCAAACCAGCGCTACCTtattgctgcttctgcttacAGCTATCAGCAGATTTGCGATATTATTCGTGCCAAGTTCCCTGAACTCAGAGAAACCACTCCCAAGGGAGAGACTGGAGCACCTATTCCGCCTTCTTATCTTGTAGACACTACAAAGGCCAACACAGATCTCGGTGTCAAGTACCGAACTTTGGAGGACACCATTGTGGATGCTGTCAACAGTCTTCGAAAGATCGAGAAGGCTTAA
- a CDS encoding amidohydrolase family domain-containing protein, with translation MTTTLFTNGKFFADQGKGQEHDAKFHDCMLVENGRIEYIGSDDANIRSVAASKGADVRDLEGHHVLPGFIDGHVHALLLGQSLQRLNLERCQNLEEIRSAISTYAATHPDAPRILCGGWMEFMTDGNPDVSMLDDLDQRPIYIVSRDLHSCWCNTAAIKEMGVESTPNPVGGTIHRDAQGKATGFLSEAACTVLVWPHLAQIATPEERVDAMRDAIHALHAVGCTGFVEMAMDDVAWDALKTLREEMGGQLPVHIAAHWLVRPTDSTKGDSEELIRAIALSKEFNAATSPDFRIVGIKIMCDGVVDSCTAALIEPYSTTGVSTDPIWSPEALGPIVRNADQAGLQCALHAIGDGAAKLAIDALSEHGTPGRRHRIEHLEVTSPGDGARLAAAGITASIQPAHADPVLLKAWPELLGTARCGRAFAYGDFAASGANISIGSDSPTASWDVLRNLYTATTRRSVRDREYTTVVNPEFALSLCQAMQGVTHGSAYSCFAEGWTGSLAKGLQANFVVANMEWTPQSLLQAQVKETWYRGKKVYDAPVKN, from the coding sequence atgaCGACCACTCTGTTTACAAACGGCAAGTTCTTTGCCGATCAAGGCAAGGGACAAGAGCATGATGCCAAATTCCACGACTGCATGCTCGTCGAAAATGGCAGAATCGAATACATCGGCAGTGATGATGCCAATATCAGATCTGTGGCTGCTTCAAAAGGCGCCGACGTGCGGGATCTTGAAGGCCATCACGTTCTTCCCGGCTTCATCGATGGCCATGTACACGCCCTCCTGCTAGGTCAGTCTCTACAGAGACTAAACTTGGAAAGATGTCAGAACCTAGAGGAGATCCGCAGCGCTATCAGCACTTACGCAGCAACACATCCCGATGCGCCTCGCATTCTGTGTGGTGGCTGGATGGAGTTCATGACTGACGGAAATCCCGACGTCTCTATGCTGGACGACTTGGATCAAAGACCCATTTATATTGTATCGAGGGATCTTCACTCTTGCTGGTGCAACACGGCAGCAATTAAAGAGATGGGCGTGGAGTCTACGCCAAATCCTGTAGGAGGAACCATTCATCGCGATGCGCAGGGCAAAGCAACCGGTTTCCTAAGCGAAGCTGCGTGCACAGTCCTAGTATGGCCGCACTTGGCACAAATTGCTACACCGGAGGAACGAGTTGACGCCATGCGAGATGCAATCCATGCTCTCCATGCCGTTGGATGCACTGGATTTGTAGAAATGGCTATGGACGATGTTGCATGGGATGCACTGAAAACTCTCCGCGAAGAAATGGGTGGCCAGCTGCCTGTACATATTGCAGCTCACTGGCTTGTTCGTCCTACGGATTCTACAAAAGGCGACTCGGAAGAGCTCATTCGAGCAATTGCATTGAGCAAAGAGTTCAACGCTGCCACTTCACCAGACTTTCGTATCGTGGGCATCAAGATAATGTGCGATGGCGTTGTTGATTCGTGCACGGCAGCTCTGATAGAGCCTTACTCTACTACGGGCGTATCGACGGATCCCATCTGGTCTCCCGAAGCCCTTGGGCCAATCGTTCGCAACGCAGATCAAGCTGGTCTGCAGTGTGCTCTGCACGCCATTGGAGATGGTGCTGCAAAACTTGCCATCGATGCGCTTTCGGAGCACGGTACCCCGGGTCGCCGCCATCGCATTGAACACCTGGAAGTAACTAGCCCTGGTGATGGGGCTCGACTAGCAGCTGCTGGCATCACCGCATCTATTCAACCCGCTCATGCCGATCCAGTCCTGCTCAAGGCCTGGCCGGAACTGCTGGGTACAGCTCGCTGTGGACGAGCATTCGCATATGGCGATTTCGCTGCCTCCGGAGCCAACATTTCCATCGGGTCTGACTCTCCCACTGCATCATGGGATGTTCTTCGAAATCTTTACACCGCGACAACCCGGCGATCTGTGCGTGACAGGGAATATACAACAGTAGTGAACCCCGAGTTCGCCCTATCCCTGTGCCAGGCTATGCAGGGAGTGACACATGGAAGCGCGTACTCTTGTTTTGCCGAAGGCTGGACCGGAAGCCTAGCGAAGGGATTACAGGCCAATTTCGTGGTGGCCAACATGGAATGGACCCCGCAGTCGTTACTTCAGGCACAAGTGAAGGAGACATGGTATAGGGGAAAGAAGGTGTATGATGCGCCAGTGAAAAATTGA
- a CDS encoding ion channel domain-containing protein, which translates to MSPPPRNRRNGAAGQEHDLEAQLDETFSPDKTRNSRNGVTGEDRHPNAHWNETFDRGNPKIENDNCHLQPTRWWFLSSVFPMIAGTIGPIASAFSICALVSPWRQHFIQGGDPDSAPYIPDPAWLTAINAVQLGIAIISNFFLLFNMARRIRFGIAQPITIVGWYFSAIVLICLLCTGAGPLVEDLPFPRDEMIWSQSFYYGIWAAILYFIVATLMSITFWGAYSGHYPKDFILTLSQRTLMLQTISVLVYLHVGAVVFSNIEGWRFLDAVYWADVTLFTVGFGDFTPTTNLAKALMIPYAIVGIISLGLVIGSVRGLTLEGGKRRVLARMEEKKRRRTVRSITRKGNDDLLEPIQEEPGLPRMPTDQSNKSNKSINSEYERRKAEFALMRKIQAMTSTRRKWMALAISVMVWLVFWLVGAVVFMEAEKRYQNWTYFDAFYFSFIAWTTIGYGDFTPVSNAGKSFFVFWSLMALPTITVLISHAGDTVVKIIKDSTIRLGNVTILPDPLIVESKRHHLQRLAHIMDQLEEEDLSEQENEDERDENGDETGDQEDERVRRSLSRLRSAHQKIPTGADLHFLLISEIRAVASHLKASKNHHYDFDEWAWYLKLIGEDEHSPHTHTKAKIKAKKHNDNSPEDSANEEPVKWSWVGHRSPLMGSQGESEWILEKLTNRLEECLSAESRRQRGQRRESRAHI; encoded by the exons ATGTCGCCACCACCACGCAACAGAAGAAATGGGGCTGCTGGCCAGGAACACGACCTGGAGGCTCAACTAGATGAGACTTTTAGTCCTGATAAGACGCGCAACAGTAGAAATGGAGTCACTGGTGAGGACCGCCACCCAAATGCTCACTGGAACGAGACTTTCGATCGTGGCAACCCGAAGATTGAGAACGACAATTGTCACCTTCAGCCCAC CCGATGGTGGTTCCTATCCTCTGTCTTTCCTATGATTGCTGGCACAATTGGCCCCATAGCTTCAGCATTCAGCATCTGTGCTCTAGTTTCGCCATGGAGGCAGCACTTTATTCAAGGAGGAGACCCTGACTCAGCGCCATATATCCCCGATCCAGCGTG GTTAACGGCAATAAACGCCGTTCAACTGggcattgccatcatctccaacttcttcctACTCTTCAATATGGCAAGAAGAATTCGCTTTGGTATAGCACAGCCCATTACCATAGTGGGATG GTATTTCTCCGCGATTGTCCTGATTTGCCTGCTCTGTACAGGCGCTGGGCCACTTGTTGAAGACCTCCCTTTCCCGCGGGATGAGATGATCTGGTCTCAATCATTTTATTACGGTATCTGGGCAGCCATACTCTACTTTATCGTGGCAACTCTCATGAGTATCACATTTTGGGGAGCCTATTCAGGTCACTACCCAAAGGATTTTATTCTGACTCTGAGTCAACGCACTCTCATGCTACAGACTATCTCGGTGCTTGTATATCTCCATGTTGGGGCGGTCGTTTTCAGCAACATCGAAGGCTGGCGATTTCTAGACGCCGTATACTGGGCAGATGTCACTCTCTTCACTGTTGGCTTTGGTGACTTTACTCCTACGACAAATCTTGCAAAGGCGCTGATGATTCCATACGCCATCGTTGGAATAATAAGCCTGGGTTTGGTCATTGGGTCTGTTAGAGGTCTAACTCTCGAAGGCGGAAAACGCAGAGTCCTGGCACGtatggaggaaaagaagagaagaagaactgTTCGCAGCATCACACGGAAGGGGAATGACGATCTTCTAGAGCCTATCCAAGAGGAACCCGGATTACCACGCATGCCGACAGatcaaagcaacaaaagcaATAAAAGCATCAACAGCGAATATGAGCGACGCAAGGCAGAGTTTGCTCTGATGCGCAAGATCCAAGCCATGACATCCACACGGAGAAAATGGATGGCTCTAGCCATCTCCGTCATGGTATGGCTCGTATTTTGGCTGGTCGGCGCCGTGGTATTTATGGAGGCAGAGAAGCGCTACCAAAACTGGACGTACTTTGACGCGTTTTACTTCTCTTTCATAGCATGGACAACCATCGGCTATGGTGATTTTACACCCGTGTCTAATGCCGGGAAGtccttttttgtcttttggtcCCTCATGGCTTTGCCCACCATCACGGTGCTCATCTCTCATGCAGGCGACACCGTCGTAAAGATCATCAAAGACAGCACCATCCGTCTGGGAAATGTCACCATTTTGCCCG ATCCATTAATTGTGGAGTCAAAGAGGCATCACCTCCAGCGGTTAGCCCACATTATGGACCAgctcgaggaagaagaccttTCTGAAcaagagaatgaagatgagagagatgagaacGGAGATGAGACAGGTGATcaggaagatgagagag TTCGACggtctctctctcgccttcgCAGCGCGCACCAAAAAATTCCCACAGGAGCTGACTTGCATTTCCTTCTCATTTCTGAGATTCGAGCTGTTGCTAGCCATCTGAAGGCGTCCAAGAACCACCATTACGATTTTGACGAATGGGCGTGGTATCTGAAACTAATTGGTGAAGACGAGCATAGTCCGCATACGCATACCAAAGCAAAGatcaaggcaaagaagcaCAATGATAATTCTCCCGAAGATAGTGCAAATGAAGAGCCTGTGAAATGGTCGTGGGTTGGCCATCGCAGCCCTTTGATGGGAAGCCAAGGGGAGAGTGAGTGGATATTAGAAAAGCTTACGAATAGGCTGGAGGAGTGTCTGTCGGCCGAGAGCAGGCGGCAACGAGGTCAGCGTAGAGAAAGTCGAGCCCATATTTAA
- a CDS encoding transmembrane amino acid transporter protein domain-containing protein gives MAFTITEADAVDTTSNGKDKKIDDNAISRHLSNNVTQADLEGESKAYDVETQRAIQGDAHFHRLSWRRLTVVLIVEAIALGSLSLPAAFATLGMVAGVILCVGVGLVAMYASYILGKVKLKYPEVAHYADIGRLMMGGVGSKLFSIIFASQLILVTGSHCLTGTVAFETITGSGVCSLAFGVVSAIILFLLAIPPSFTEAAILGYIDFASIIIAIGITMIATGIQSSSQPGGLGASTWSAWPQKDLTFSEAIVAVNSIVFAYAFAGAQPSFMDEMHTPKDYIKSIWWLGIIEVVIYTVTGAVIYAFVGQDVQSPALLSAGSVVSRVAFGVALPVIFISGSINTTVVARFIHGRIYRNSITRYVNTVRGWVSWLVVVGLVTLVAWIIAEAIPFFSELLSISSSLFVSGLSFYLPPVMWYVLLKEGKWYERKNWKTAFFNGSVFIIGMIILVCGTYASIVELIHKFQRHAVNRPFTCQSLA, from the exons ATGGCTTTTACAATCACTGAAGCCGATGCCGTGGATACGACCTCCAAcggcaaagacaagaaaatCGACGATAATGCCATCTCACGCCACCTATCCAACAACGTCACCCAAGCCGATCTCGAAGGCGAAAGCAAAGCTTACGACGTGGAAACTCAACGAGCCATCCAAGGAGACGCTCACTTCCATCGTCTCAGCTGGCGACGCCTAACCGTGGTCCTCATCGTCGAAGCCATTGCCCTAGGAAGTCTCAGTTTACCTGCGGCGTTTGCAACCCTAGGCATGGTGGCGGGAGTGATTCTCTGTGTTGGCGTTGGACTCGTGGCCATGTATGCGAGTTATATCCTTGGAAAGGTGAAACTCAAATACCCTGAGGTTGCTCACTATGCGGATATCGGGAGATTGATGATGGGAGGAGTCGGGTCGAAATTGTTTAGCATTATTTTTGCTTCGCAGTTGATTCTGGTTACTGGGTCGCATTGTCTGACGGGGACGGTTGCTTTTGAAACTATCACTGGGAGCGGAGTCTGTTCTCTTGCTTTTGGCGTTGTTTCGGCTATTATACTCTTTTTGCTGGCGATTCCACCGTCGTTTACGGAGGCAGCGATCTTGGGCTATATCGATTTCgcttccatcatcatagCTATTGGCATCACCATGATTGCCACTGGTATTCAGAGCTCATCTCAGCCTGGAGGCTTGGGAGCTTCAACTTGGTCTGCCTGGCCTCAGAAGGATTTGACATTTTCAGAGGCAATCGTTGCGGTTAACAGTATTGTTTTCGCATATGCCTTTGCTGGTGCTCAGCCTTCCTTCATGGACGAGATGCACACACCCAAGGATTATATCAAGTCCATTTGGTGGCTTGGAATCATCGAAGTCGTTATTTATACTGTCACAGGGGCTGTCATCTATGCCTTTGTAGGCCAGGATGTTCAATCACCTGCCTTGCTATCAGCTGGATCAGTCGTTTCTAGAGTTGCATTTGGCGTGGCGCTCCctgtcatcttcatctcgggCTCAATCAACACCACTGTCGTTGCTCGCTTCATACATGGCAGGATATACAGAAACTCCATCACTCGTTATGTGAATACAGTCAGAGGCTGGGTGTCCTGGTTGGTAGTCGTTGGGCTTGTGACGTTGGTTGCATGGATCATCGCCGAAGCCATTCCCTTCTTTTCGGAACTATTGTCGATCAGTTCCTCCCTTTTCGTGTCTGGACTCTCTTTTTATCTACCTCCAGTGATGTGGTATGTTTTGCTCAAGGAAGGAAAGTGGTATGAGAGAAAGAATTGGAAGACTGCCTTTTTCAATGGCAGTGTCTTCATTATTGGCATGATAATCCTCGTTTGTGGCACCTATGCTAGCATTGTCGAGCTG ATTCATAAGTTTCAGAGACATGCTGTTAATAGGCCATTTACATGCCAGTCCCTTGCTTAA
- a CDS encoding fungal specific transcription factor domain-containing protein — protein MLPAKVPVRSRSKRGCWTCRIRHRKCDEGHPFCKECDNRSIHCHGYGPRPTWLDNEEQVRAELSLVKKAVKQNARLLSKGPIRPVGIDPQLRTISAKQQQDAVTGPEQALWASCPSQEMRFREAELIMLYLDYIFFIQYPYYTDKAELGGRGWLFWLLMNNRPLRQASLTLAALYQRTKFARGTEYMEAELIEYHTTALSAMRHALSGNEGDLALDVGERLITFISSGCCLISFEVLQGGSRGWQTHLDALTTVASKIRLPPFEDSDDDESTPPYAPSGPGSSLRRGMKYARRFEITKLLWFEILSTASSGIPPRMPYRQWLDSEEILMADFVGCQNWVMRLIGDLSMIEAGIDFPGLDERRASLANIEKMLRDGIERLRVQSRHPNAPVSCYISRVFAAGALVHLHLILSTTHPAEADIHGAVAAVIKELEQAPEKVSLRGVVWTICLAGSMARPDQQPFFERLMTRILSTAETNFGNCESVQRILRHCWTKRHEDPLAEWTLRDAMAEIGDYPLLV, from the exons ATGTTGCCAGCTAAGGTGCCGGTAAGGAGCAGGTCCAAAAGAGGGTGCTGGACCTGTCGTATCAGGCACCGCAAATGCGACGAGGGCCACCCCTTCTGCAAGGAATGCGACAACCGCAGCATCCACTGTCACGGCTACGGTCCCAGACCGACGTGGCTGGATAACGAGGAACAGGTTCGCGCCGAGCTCTCGCTGGTCAAGAAGGCTGTCAAACAGAatgcaaggctgctgagcaaGGGTCCCATCAGACCTGTTGGGATAGACCCTCAATTGCGGACAATCTCAGCgaaacagcagcaagacgCGGTCACCGGGCCCGAGCAGGCCTTGTGGGCCTCCTGCCCAAGTCAGGAAATGCGGTTCCGAGAGGCCGAGCTCATCATGCTGTATCTGGActacatcttcttcatccagtaTCCGTACTACACTGACAAAGCAGAGCTCGGCGGCCGTGGTTGGCTCTtctggttgttgatgaaCAATCGTCCGCTCCGACAAGCCTCGCTGACTTTGGCTGCACTGTATCAGCGAACCAAGTTTGCGCGGGGAACCGAGTACATGGAAGCGGAATTGATAGAGTATCACACCACTGCACTGAGTGCCATGCGACATGCACTATCGGGGAATGAAGGCGACCTTGCACTAGACGTCGGCGAGAGGCTCatcaccttcatctccagcgGCTGCTGTCTAATTAGTTTCGAG GTGTTGCAAGGCGGCTCAAGGGGCTGGCAGACTCACCTTGACGCCCTTACAACTGTTGCAAGCAAGATTAGATTGCCGCCATTCGAAGACTCAGATGATGACGAGTCGACACCACCATACGCGCCGAGCGGCCCAGGCTCGTCTCTCCGCCGTGGGATGAAATATGCAAGGCGCTTTGAAATCACAAAGCTTCTTTGGTTCGAAATCCTATCGACAGCCTCCTCCGGCATACCTCCCCGCATGCCTTATCGACAATGGCTTGACTCGGAAGAAATTCTCATGGCAGACTTTGTTGGTTGTCAGAATTGGGTGATGCGACTTATTGGAGACTTGTCCATGATCGAGGCCGGAATCGACTTCCCCGGCTTGGACGAGAGGCGAGCATCGCTGGCCAACATTGAGAAGATGCTGCGAGATGGTATTGAGAGGTTGCGTGTGCAAAGCCGTCAT CCCAATGCCCCAGTTTCATGTTACATATCGCGAGTGTTTGCAGCTGGAGCCCTCGTGCACCTCCACTTAATCCTCTCAACGACTCACCCTGCCGAGGCCGATATCCACGGCGCTGTTGCAGCCGTGATAAAGGAGCTTGAGCAAGCCCCTGAGAAGGTGTCGCTTCGAGGCGTCGTTTGGACCATCTGCCTGGCGGGATCGATGGCTCGACCCGATCAGCAGCCATTTTTCGAGCGTCTCATGACTCGGATCCTGAGCACAGCGGAGACCAACTTTGGGAACTGCGAGAGCGTGCAGCGCATATTGAGGCATTGCTGGACCAAGAGACACGAAGATCCACTGGCAGAGTGGACTTTGCGGGATGCCATGGCGGAGATTGGCGACTATCCGCTGCTGGTGTGA